One window of Dermacentor albipictus isolate Rhodes 1998 colony unplaced genomic scaffold, USDA_Dalb.pri_finalv2 scaffold_14, whole genome shotgun sequence genomic DNA carries:
- the LOC139051727 gene encoding piwi-like protein 1, which produces MGLYLPKPLSDYEVQDWEIKQIISSLDELFPGVDHKLAFAVVTKRITTRFFSHLPSGAYGNPLPGTVVDTEVTRPERYFFLVSQSVRQGTASPTHYNVIYDTTGLKPDHMQRLSYKLTHLYFNWPGTMRMPAPCQYAHKLAFPAGQSLHAEHSPRLASTLFYL; this is translated from the exons atggggctttacctgccaaagccactttctgattacgag GTGCAAGATTGGGAAATCAAACAGATTATAAGCTCACTGGACGAACTCTTCCCGGGCGTGGACCACAAGCTGGCCTTTGCGGTGGTCACCAAGCGCATCACCACGCGCTTCTTCTCGCACCTGCCGAGCGGGGCTTACGGCAACCCTTTGCCTGGCACCGTAGTGGACACCGAGGTGACGCGGCCTGAGCGCTACTTCTTCCTGGTGTCGCAGAGCGTCCGCCAGGGCACAGCATCCCCGACCCACTACAACGTCATCTACGACACAACGGGCCTCAAGCCGGACCACATGCAGCGGCTGTCGTACAAGTTGACCCACCTGTACTTCAACTGGCCCGGCACCATGCGAATGCCGGCCCCGTGCCAGTACGCGCACAAGCTGGCCTTCCCGGCCGGCCAGTCGCTGCACGCGGAGCACAGCCCTCGCCTGGCATCCACCCTGTTCTACCTGTAA